The genomic region CCATTCCTTTTTCTGTAAATTTGATTTTATTTCCGGGGAAATGTATCACCATTCCTAAAGATTTGACAAACGTACTGTATCTCTTGCAATCATCACTTCTTCATTTGTCGGAATGACGATTACTTTCACTGGAGAATGCGGGTAATTAATAAACGTTTCCTGGCCGCGTACATCATTTGATTTCGGATCCCAATAGACACCCATGAATTCTAAACCTTTCAGGACCTTCTCCCTTATGCTTACACTATTTTCACCTACTCCAGCCGTGAAAATAATAGCATCTACACCGGACATTCTAGCTGCATAAGAACCTAGATACTTATGGATACGACCAGCAAAGACATCAAGGGCTAAACCTGCACGATGATCTCCTTCTTTTTGAGCTTCTTCAATATCTCTTAAATCACTGGAGAAACCGGATAAAGCAAGCATACCACTTTCTTTATTCAATACATTAATGACTTCATCCGCACTTTTTCCTGTCTTTTCCATGATAAATGGAATGAGAGCAGGGTCAATATTACCAGAACGGGTTCCCATAGTTACACCTGCCAATGGTGTGAAGCCCATTGAAGTATCGATGGATTTTCCACCCTCAATAGCTGCGATACTTGCACCATTTCCCAAGTGACAGGAAATCAAACGAAGATTTTCGAGTGGTACATTTAATAGCTCTGAAGCCCGTTGTGATACATACTTATGGGATGTACCATGGAAACCATATTTACGGATTCCATATTTTTCATAATATTCATAAGGTAAGCTATACAGGTAAGACTGCTCTGGCATAGTCTGGTGAAAAGCAGTATCAAATACAGCCACTGCAGGCGTATTCGGTAAAATTTCCTGAAAGGCACGAATTCCTACTAAGTTAGCCGGATTGTGCAATGGAGCCAGTTCCGATACCTCTTCTATTTCCTTTATCACTTCTTCCGTAATAAGGACGGAATCGTTGAATTTTTCACCACCATGTACAATCCGGTGCCCAATCGCCTCAATTTCATCATAGGACTGAATGACACCAGTATTGAGCAGCTTCTCTAATAAGGTTTTTACAGCTACATCATGGTCTGCAATATCCTTTGTTTCTGTATCCTTCTCATCATCTACTTCAATTGTAAAGACAGAATCGTTCAGCCCGATTCTCTCCACAAGTCCTTTCGTTAAAACCGTTTCATCTGGCATTTCGATTAATTGGAACTTTAACGAAGAGCTGCCAGCATTAATGGCTAACACCTTATTCACAGTACTCAACTCCTCTTGTAATTAGAAATTCACTTTTACCTTTCCCATTTAACCTTTTTTCCATTGATGGAAGAAAAAGCTAAATAAGGAATCTATTCTATTCAGGTACCATACATACTTTAAAATACTAATATTCTAAGCACAAGAAAGAACCTTTGTTGAGTACGCTTTCAGCCGAATGTTTTTATTTTCTGTCATTTTTAAACCATTGATCAATTTCATTTAGCTTACGATCCATCGCATGTACATCTTTAAATGACGGCAATTGAGCCATTAAAACCTTGCCTGGATTTTTTGTCTCTATTCCTTTCTTCTGCAGGATAAAAATACTTTTGGCATTTTTTTCACTGGTGAACATGGACATAGGCAATTGGATGATTCCCTGAATATGTGCCTGTTCATTTAAATATTCGTGAAGCTTGTCTGATTGATCACTGTCAAACAGAAAATTAGGGATGAGTAAGAAAAGATACCCACCGGCCAATGTATAATGTAAGGACTGTTCAATAAACAGGTGATGCGCATAGGAATGCTGGTTATCTTCTGCTTTTAATTGAAAGGATTTAGCATTGTCATCATCAGGATAATATCCTACAGGCAAGTCCGAAACAA from Virgibacillus sp. MSP4-1 harbors:
- a CDS encoding acetate kinase, translated to MNKVLAINAGSSSLKFQLIEMPDETVLTKGLVERIGLNDSVFTIEVDDEKDTETKDIADHDVAVKTLLEKLLNTGVIQSYDEIEAIGHRIVHGGEKFNDSVLITEEVIKEIEEVSELAPLHNPANLVGIRAFQEILPNTPAVAVFDTAFHQTMPEQSYLYSLPYEYYEKYGIRKYGFHGTSHKYVSQRASELLNVPLENLRLISCHLGNGASIAAIEGGKSIDTSMGFTPLAGVTMGTRSGNIDPALIPFIMEKTGKSADEVINVLNKESGMLALSGFSSDLRDIEEAQKEGDHRAGLALDVFAGRIHKYLGSYAARMSGVDAIIFTAGVGENSVSIREKVLKGLEFMGVYWDPKSNDVRGQETFINYPHSPVKVIVIPTNEEVMIARDTVRLSNL